The proteins below are encoded in one region of Lactuca sativa cultivar Salinas chromosome 3, Lsat_Salinas_v11, whole genome shotgun sequence:
- the LOC111879113 gene encoding protein SPIRAL1-like 2: MNRGGSSGGGQSSLGYLFGGGETPKPVPKATTQAVPCETQIPAAKPEPVAVSAPVDATKQVPAGIHSQPSNNYFRADGQNTGNFITERPSTKVHHAPGGGSSLGYMFGNGGSK; the protein is encoded by the exons ATGAATAGAGGAGGAAGCAGTGGTGGGGGACAAAGCTCTTTAGGGTATTTGTTTGGAGGTGGAGAGACTCCAAAGCCAGTACCAAAAGCTACTACTCAAGCTGTTCCATGTGAAACTCAAATACCAGCTGCAAAACCTGAGCCTGTTGCTGTTTCTGCCCCAGTAGATGCTACAAAGCAGGTTCCTGCAGGAATTCATAGTCAACCTTCCAACAATTACTTCAGAGCTGATGGTCAAAACACTGGAAACTTCATTACA GAAAGACCTTCGACTAAGGTCCATCATGCCCCTGGTGGTGGATCGTCTCTTGGGTACATGTTTGGCAATGGTGGAAGCAAGTGA
- the LOC111879047 gene encoding uncharacterized protein LOC111879047, whose product MINPKLARSLRNLLPLMHRDLSSRFSPTPFASHHDRIAFHLFQSRPFTLHKSNSSFSFVVFGFHHSVYRPPKISSSFNPSFASHHGYSTTTNASTEDIQCQNSQEPPHSDTNDEVEPIDLWEEEDEAEPKIGDGGDGGGVVLQNCPWGEKVLSIAQDVLRQFGDDIEIFAFKTSPRGYIYVRLDRLCNEYGCPSIEDIQSYSHEYKKRLDKAGETGDIPCDLALEVSSPGADRLLRIPDDLERFKDMAMRVKYVEDDDHRCKEKEGVFFLEAIEVEYERCVWRLADVKENRDPSSKGRPLSRKQKDWRLELPYERVEQATLYLDYQ is encoded by the exons ATGATAAACCCTAAATTGGCTCGTAGTTTACGCAACTTACTTCCACTTATGCATAGAGACCTCAGCTCCCGCTTCTCTCCAACTCCCTTCGCCTCTCACCATGATCGAATTGCATTCCATCTTTTTCAGTCACGTCCATTCACCCTCCACAAATCTAACTCTTCTTTTTCGTTTGTGGTATTTGGGTTTCATCATTCTGTTTATCGTCCTCCTAAAATTTCCTCAAGTTTTAATCCTTCGTTTGCAAGTCATCATGGGTACTCCACCACCACCAATGCCTCTACTGAAGATATCCAGTGCCAAAACTCTCAAGAACCACCTCATT CTGACACAAACGATGAAGTAGAACCAATCGACTTATGGGAGGAAGAAGACGAAGCTGAGCCTAAG ATCGGAGATGGTGGAGATGGAGGCGGTGTTGTCCTGCAAAACTGTCCTTGGGGCGAGAAAGTTCTATCCATTGCTCAAGACGTCTTGCGTCAGTTTGGTGATGACATAGAAATCTTCGCTTTCAAAACCTCCCCTCGTGGATACATTTATGTCAGATTAGATAGACTCTGTAACGA ATATGGGTGCCCTAGCATAGAGGATATTCAAAGTTACAGTCATGAATACAAGAAAAGACTAGACAAAGCAGGAGAAACTGGAGACATACCCTGTGATTTAGCTCTTGAG GTGTCATCTCCAGGTGCAGATAGGCTACTGAGGATACCGGATGATTTAGAAAGATTTAAAGACATGGCTATGAGAGTGAAGTATGTAGAAGACGATGATCATAGGTGTAAGGAAAAGGAGGGGGTGTTCTTTTTGGAAGCCATTGAAGTGGAATATGAGAGGTGTGTATGGAGGTTGGCTGATGTGAAAGAAAATCGGGATCCTTCATCTAAAGGAAGACCTTTGAGCAGGAAACAAAAGGATTGGAGACTTGAACTTCCATATGAAAGGGTTGAGCAGGCAACTTTATACCTTGATTACCAATAA